One window of the Rhizorhabdus dicambivorans genome contains the following:
- the addA gene encoding double-strand break repair helicase AddA, translated as MSNRLRPLDPLLDQQRTASDPKELVWLSASAGTGKTQVLTARVLRLLLNGAAPEAILCLTFTKAGAAEMAERIHARLARWAGLKQDQKLVQDLGRLGEDATPERLARARQLFARVLEAPGGGLRIQTIHAFCQTLLAGFPSEAGLAPGFRPLEGREQATLARRTLADLVQDAQAGGDLGLIDDIKALSLRLGEARAEGYLGDCARAPEAMESLGIRQGIEPRLRRTLGVPDGDVEAAIEAACADLDLDCFHAVARANRDWGTATGLVAADLAAAFLAASPRARAAMLDDILGLVLTKAREPRKYQAGLLKADAAYPDHCGRLAEQVLRLIGWRERAELAALIGAALRAGQAYAAAYAQAKRAAGLVDFDDLIRKAVELLQTPGMGDWVRYKLDQATDHILVDEAQDTNARQWAIVAALASDFFAGHGARGRKRRTLFSVGDFKQAIFGFQGTDPLAFEAARIAFAREAEAGSQDAPEQRLFQQLSLDRSFRSAPAVLELVDRLVADLGPDELGLFTPTDRHVPWKADLPGRVTLWRPVSLDGIAGPDDDAGEEGWIDDATRAFANRLAKQVRDWIEQRLWLSGEKRPVQPGDIMILVRRRAELASLIVARLHAEGVPVAGVDRLRLTAPLAVRDLLAAMRFATQREDDLSLACLLVSPLFGWNQEELYRVGHGREGALIDAVRAKGAAAANVALDDILARADFTTPYRFLEHLLTGPLDGRRKLLHRLGQEARDPIEELLNAALQFEGTATASIQRFLDWFDRGEVEITRDSAAPSGAVRVMTVHGSKGLEAPLVILADATGNPEAAPTTRLDWKIDPDGPAVPVPRPRKQEMVEEIAADAAELARRERQEHWRLLYVALTRAREHLVIGGALGVRARGEPPEQSWYKAVDRAMAGLGGDWVPDEHWGEARHYQGSAADSGARTPPRARRPAPLLAEPDWLRRPAPPEARPPRPLAPSSLGPDDVPDPPPSAAMREAARRGLLLHALFERLPVVPAERRMPAAERWLAGSAGVEDAAVARALADDACRIIADPRFAAIFGPDALAEAPVAAVVEGEVIAGTVDRLLVTAERILVVDFKTGRRVPAGLDAVPAHHLRQMAAYAAALRVIFPGRPVEAALLYTAGPSLIALPDALLHFAAPATEKERL; from the coding sequence ATGAGCAACCGGCTCCGCCCGCTCGATCCGCTGCTCGATCAGCAGCGCACCGCCTCCGACCCCAAGGAGCTGGTCTGGCTGTCGGCCTCGGCCGGCACCGGCAAGACCCAGGTGCTGACCGCGCGGGTGCTGCGGCTGCTGCTCAACGGTGCCGCGCCGGAGGCGATACTGTGCCTCACCTTCACCAAGGCCGGCGCCGCCGAGATGGCCGAGCGCATCCATGCCCGGCTCGCGCGCTGGGCGGGGCTGAAGCAGGACCAGAAGCTGGTGCAGGACCTCGGCCGGCTCGGCGAGGATGCGACGCCCGAGCGGCTCGCCCGCGCCCGCCAGCTGTTCGCGCGGGTGCTGGAGGCGCCGGGTGGCGGCCTGCGCATCCAGACCATCCACGCCTTCTGCCAGACATTGCTCGCCGGCTTCCCGTCGGAAGCGGGGCTTGCCCCCGGCTTCCGCCCGCTGGAGGGGCGGGAGCAGGCGACGCTCGCCCGCCGCACCCTTGCCGATCTGGTCCAGGATGCGCAGGCGGGGGGCGATCTCGGCCTGATCGACGACATCAAGGCGCTGAGCCTCCGGCTGGGCGAGGCGCGCGCCGAGGGCTATCTGGGCGACTGCGCCCGCGCGCCCGAGGCGATGGAGAGCCTGGGGATACGGCAGGGCATCGAGCCCCGCCTGCGCCGGACGCTCGGCGTGCCCGATGGCGATGTCGAGGCGGCGATCGAGGCCGCCTGCGCCGATCTCGACCTCGACTGTTTCCATGCGGTGGCGCGCGCCAACCGCGACTGGGGAACGGCGACCGGGCTCGTCGCCGCCGATCTCGCCGCCGCCTTCCTCGCCGCCAGCCCACGCGCCCGCGCCGCGATGCTCGACGACATCCTCGGTCTCGTCCTCACCAAGGCGCGCGAGCCGCGCAAATATCAGGCGGGCCTGCTCAAGGCCGATGCCGCCTATCCCGATCATTGCGGCCGCCTCGCCGAACAGGTGCTGCGCCTGATCGGCTGGCGCGAGCGCGCCGAACTGGCGGCGCTGATCGGCGCGGCGCTGCGCGCGGGGCAGGCCTATGCCGCCGCCTATGCCCAGGCCAAGCGCGCTGCCGGTCTGGTCGATTTCGACGATCTGATCCGCAAGGCGGTCGAACTGCTGCAGACGCCGGGCATGGGCGACTGGGTGCGCTACAAGCTCGATCAGGCGACCGACCATATCCTCGTCGACGAGGCGCAGGACACCAATGCCCGGCAATGGGCGATCGTCGCGGCGCTCGCCTCCGATTTCTTCGCCGGCCATGGCGCGCGCGGGCGCAAGCGGCGTACCCTGTTCAGCGTCGGCGATTTCAAGCAGGCGATTTTCGGCTTTCAGGGCACCGATCCGCTCGCCTTCGAGGCCGCCCGCATCGCCTTCGCCCGCGAGGCCGAGGCGGGATCGCAGGACGCGCCCGAACAGCGCCTGTTCCAACAACTGTCGCTCGATCGCAGCTTCCGCTCGGCGCCCGCCGTGCTGGAGCTGGTCGACCGCCTCGTCGCCGATCTCGGTCCCGACGAGCTGGGCCTGTTCACCCCCACCGATCGCCATGTGCCGTGGAAGGCCGACCTGCCGGGCCGGGTGACGCTGTGGCGCCCGGTCAGCCTCGACGGCATCGCCGGGCCCGATGACGATGCGGGCGAGGAGGGCTGGATCGACGACGCCACCCGCGCCTTCGCCAACCGGCTGGCCAAGCAGGTGCGCGACTGGATCGAGCAAAGGCTGTGGCTGTCGGGGGAGAAGCGGCCCGTCCAGCCTGGCGACATCATGATCCTGGTCCGCCGCCGCGCCGAACTCGCCTCGCTGATCGTCGCCCGGCTCCATGCCGAGGGTGTGCCGGTCGCAGGCGTCGACCGGCTGCGGCTGACCGCGCCGCTGGCGGTGCGCGACCTGCTCGCGGCGATGCGCTTCGCCACCCAGCGCGAGGATGATCTCAGCCTCGCCTGCCTGCTGGTCTCGCCGCTGTTCGGCTGGAACCAGGAGGAACTTTACCGGGTCGGCCATGGCCGGGAGGGGGCACTGATCGACGCGGTGCGGGCCAAGGGCGCCGCCGCCGCCAATGTCGCGCTGGACGACATCCTCGCCCGCGCCGATTTCACCACCCCCTATCGCTTCCTCGAACATCTGCTGACCGGGCCGCTCGACGGGCGGCGCAAGCTGCTCCACCGGCTGGGGCAGGAGGCGCGCGACCCGATCGAGGAACTGCTCAACGCCGCGCTCCAGTTCGAGGGCACGGCGACCGCCAGCATCCAGCGCTTCCTCGACTGGTTCGATCGCGGCGAGGTGGAGATCACCCGCGACAGCGCGGCCCCCTCGGGGGCGGTGCGGGTGATGACGGTACACGGCTCCAAGGGGCTGGAGGCGCCGCTCGTCATCCTCGCCGACGCCACCGGCAATCCCGAGGCGGCGCCCACCACCCGGCTCGACTGGAAGATCGATCCCGACGGCCCCGCCGTCCCGGTGCCCCGCCCGCGCAAGCAGGAGATGGTCGAGGAGATCGCCGCCGACGCCGCCGAACTGGCCCGGCGCGAGCGGCAGGAGCATTGGCGGCTGCTCTATGTCGCGCTGACCCGCGCGCGCGAGCATCTCGTGATCGGCGGCGCGCTCGGCGTCCGCGCGCGGGGCGAGCCGCCCGAGCAGAGCTGGTACAAGGCGGTCGACCGGGCGATGGCGGGGCTGGGCGGCGATTGGGTGCCGGACGAGCATTGGGGCGAGGCGCGCCACTATCAGGGCAGCGCCGCCGACAGTGGCGCCCGCACCCCGCCCCGCGCGCGCCGTCCCGCGCCGTTGCTGGCCGAGCCGGACTGGCTCCGCCGCCCCGCCCCGCCCGAGGCCCGGCCGCCCCGCCCGCTGGCACCATCCTCGCTCGGCCCCGACGACGTACCCGATCCGCCTCCTTCGGCGGCGATGCGGGAGGCGGCACGGCGCGGTTTGCTGCTCCACGCGCTGTTCGAACGTCTGCCGGTGGTGCCGGCCGAGCGGCGGATGCCGGCAGCAGAGCGCTGGCTCGCCGGATCGGCCGGGGTCGAGGATGCGGCGGTGGCGCGGGCGCTGGCCGACGATGCCTGTCGGATCATCGCCGATCCGCGCTTCGCCGCGATCTTCGGGCCGGATGCGCTGGCCGAGGCGCCGGTCGCCGCGGTGGTGGAGGGGGAGGTGATCGCGGGAACGGTCGACCGGCTGCTGGTCACGGCCGAGCGAATCCTGGTGGTCGATTTCAAGACCGGCCGCCGCGTGCCCGCCGGGCTGGACGCCGTGCCCGCCCACCATCTCCGCCAGATGGCCGCCTATGCCGCCGCGCTGCGGGTGATCTTCCCCGGCCGGCCGGTCGAGGCGGCGCTGCTCTACACCGCCGGGCCGAGCCTGATCGCGCTGCCCGATGCGCTCCTCCATTTCGCCGCCCCGGCGACGGAGAAAGAGCGGCTTTAG
- the trxA gene encoding thioredoxin TrxA, translating to MPTKAITDSSFSDDVLNADKPVLVDFWAEWCGPCKMIGPALEEIADELGEQVTIAKINIDDNPDAPGRYGVRGIPTMILFKNGQPTATKVGAAPKSALKGWLEGEL from the coding sequence ATGCCGACCAAAGCGATCACCGATTCGTCGTTCAGCGACGACGTCCTCAATGCCGACAAGCCGGTGCTGGTCGACTTCTGGGCGGAATGGTGCGGCCCGTGCAAGATGATCGGCCCGGCGCTGGAAGAGATTGCCGACGAGCTGGGCGAGCAGGTGACGATCGCCAAGATCAACATCGACGACAATCCTGATGCCCCCGGCCGCTATGGCGTGCGCGGCATCCCGACGATGATCCTGTTCAAGAACGGCCAGCCCACCGCCACCAAGGTCGGCGCCGCGCCCAAGAGCGCCCTCAAGGGCTGGCTCGAAGGCGAGCTGTAA
- the tsaE gene encoding tRNA (adenosine(37)-N6)-threonylcarbamoyltransferase complex ATPase subunit type 1 TsaE has protein sequence MILAGPDETAAAGAALAAVLRPGDVVALSGDLGAGKTTFARGLLHALGFQGEVPSPSFPIVIPYAPPELAIPLWHVDLYRIEDPEELLELGLDEARADSVVLIEWPERMGRLLWPDALRLTIAPHGTDARRLTWEAPAPWEGRWPVR, from the coding sequence GTGATCCTCGCCGGCCCTGACGAAACCGCCGCCGCGGGCGCCGCGCTCGCCGCCGTTCTCCGCCCCGGCGACGTGGTCGCGCTGTCGGGCGATCTCGGCGCGGGCAAGACGACCTTCGCGCGCGGGCTGCTCCACGCGCTGGGCTTCCAGGGCGAGGTGCCGAGCCCGAGCTTCCCGATCGTCATCCCCTATGCGCCGCCCGAGCTGGCGATCCCGCTCTGGCATGTCGATCTCTACCGGATCGAGGACCCGGAGGAGCTGCTCGAACTCGGCCTGGACGAGGCTCGCGCGGACAGCGTGGTGCTGATCGAATGGCCCGAGCGGATGGGCCGGCTGCTCTGGCCCGATGCGCTGCGGCTGACCATCGCCCCGCACGGCACCGATGCGCGCCGCTTGACTTGGGAAGCGCCCGCGCCATGGGAGGGCCGATGGCCAGTACGATGA
- a CDS encoding inositol monophosphatase family protein, with the protein MHGLYQPVLDLMRGVARDIMMPRFRNLAAHEYGEKTPGDFVTIVDRESEALLSEGLTRLLPEARIIGEEAAAADPSIVDRVGEGVAWIIDPLDGTNNFTEGKSPFAIMIGLSVDGEREAGWILDPVSGRIAHARRGAGCFFDGERVTARRSEGALPKAAIATYFMPEDRQADVRRRAEGRLEIVAIPRCAGEQYPRLILGRNDIALYERTHVWDHAAGALMLEEAGGRIARNDGEPYRLDVPGKGAIAANSPAMWDLAKAVLFD; encoded by the coding sequence ATGCACGGCCTCTACCAGCCCGTCCTGGACCTGATGCGCGGGGTGGCACGCGACATCATGATGCCGCGCTTCCGCAATCTTGCCGCCCATGAATATGGCGAGAAGACGCCGGGCGACTTCGTCACCATCGTCGACCGCGAGAGCGAGGCGCTGCTCAGCGAGGGGCTTACCCGGCTGCTGCCCGAGGCACGGATCATCGGCGAGGAGGCGGCCGCCGCCGATCCCTCGATCGTCGATCGCGTCGGCGAGGGTGTCGCCTGGATCATCGATCCGCTCGACGGCACCAACAATTTCACCGAGGGCAAGAGCCCCTTCGCGATCATGATCGGCCTGTCGGTGGACGGAGAGCGCGAGGCGGGGTGGATTCTCGATCCGGTAAGCGGGCGGATCGCCCATGCGCGGCGCGGGGCCGGCTGCTTCTTCGACGGCGAGCGGGTGACCGCGCGGCGTTCCGAAGGGGCGCTGCCCAAGGCGGCGATCGCGACCTATTTCATGCCCGAGGACCGCCAGGCCGACGTCCGCCGCCGCGCCGAGGGGCGGCTGGAGATCGTCGCCATCCCGCGCTGCGCGGGCGAGCAATATCCCCGGCTGATCCTGGGGCGGAACGACATCGCCCTCTACGAGCGCACCCATGTCTGGGACCATGCGGCGGGCGCGCTGATGCTGGAGGAAGCGGGCGGCCGGATCGCGCGCAACGACGGCGAGCCCTATCGGCTCGACGTGCCCGGCAAGGGCGCGATCGCGGCGAATTCGCCTGCGATGTGGGACCTGGCGAAGGCGGTATTGTTCGATTGA
- the addB gene encoding double-strand break repair protein AddB has product MTTPAVFTIPAHRAFADALAAGLIAQYGPDPLALARTAILVPNNRAARAISDAFVRRAEGGLLLPRLVAIGDPELDERLGGLLDPIAGEDEAPIPPAIDPLERQMILARLTSEARAAAGAPVDGGEAIRLAGELGRTLDQLLIELVPPARLKDLVDLPDLSDHWQRSLDMLEAILTRWPAELEKRGRIDLADRRNRLLDRVAKRWRGDPPPGPVIAAGIASTTPAVAALLAIVARLPRGMVVLPGIDTISAREEWDALGPHEPRDAEERAPRPIESHPQFALKRLLDRMGVGREEVQTWRWGGGRDARSVRARAIANAMAPAAFTDKWHKLPPAERRLTGVRAIELANPADEAQTIALALREAIETPGRTAALVTPDRVLARRVAAHLARWGIVADDSAGTPLSLTPAGTLLLAIAEAAAEGFAPVALLGLVKHPLVRRGEERGAWLDGVRRLDIALRGPRPPAGLDGVAAFLRDGEGVVKAKRARAIGWWEAVRPLLGPLQAAFAPLPFRGGAGGGASPQTHRREEDRPHSNPSPEGAGLSSLLAAVREAATSLAGDAAWSGPDGRAAADLIAELEATAPLGPAGFDPASLAPTLRLLMDAQAVRPPQGGHPRLSIWGLLEARLQHADLMVLGGLNEGVWPPLPSPDPWLAPRIRAELGLVGLEARIGLSAHDFAMALGAPRVIVTRARRDARSPTIASRFWLRLEAMTGGITREHRLPHWAAAIDRPAGPPEPAGRPRPAPPVADRPSIIAVTKLDRLKADPFAFYADAMLKLWSLDPVDADPTPAWRGTAVHAVFERWMKEDACDPERLIPRARVLLDEMAAHPVMRALWEPRLMAALEWIADAMRALKAEGRHALVAEVKGEVDVAGIRLKGTVDRIDRRGDGRIAIIDYKTGMPPSAAAVAEGYSMQLGLLGLIAERGGFDGVDGVPVDFEYWSLARNRENGFGYVSRPVGGKDGIDPERFTALAAETLGRAVRKWLTGPAPFTAKLAPEYAPYGDYDQLMRLDEWYGRDMALLPGEAEEPA; this is encoded by the coding sequence ATGACCACCCCCGCCGTCTTCACCATTCCCGCGCACCGCGCCTTCGCCGATGCGCTGGCGGCGGGGCTGATCGCCCAATATGGCCCCGATCCGCTGGCGCTGGCGCGCACCGCGATCCTGGTGCCCAACAACCGCGCGGCGCGCGCGATCAGCGATGCCTTCGTGCGGCGGGCCGAGGGCGGATTGCTGCTGCCCCGGCTCGTCGCGATCGGCGATCCCGAGCTGGACGAGCGGCTGGGCGGCCTGCTCGATCCGATCGCCGGCGAGGACGAGGCACCGATCCCGCCCGCGATCGACCCGCTCGAACGGCAGATGATCCTCGCCCGGCTGACGTCGGAGGCGCGCGCCGCCGCCGGGGCGCCGGTCGACGGCGGCGAGGCGATCCGGCTGGCCGGCGAACTCGGCCGCACCCTCGATCAGCTGCTGATCGAACTGGTGCCACCTGCGCGGCTCAAGGATCTGGTCGACCTGCCCGACCTCTCCGACCATTGGCAGCGCTCGCTCGACATGCTCGAAGCGATCCTGACCCGCTGGCCGGCCGAGCTGGAGAAGCGCGGCCGGATCGACCTGGCCGACCGGCGCAACCGCCTGCTCGATCGCGTGGCGAAGCGCTGGCGCGGCGATCCGCCGCCCGGCCCGGTCATCGCCGCCGGCATCGCCAGCACCACCCCCGCCGTCGCGGCGCTGCTCGCCATCGTCGCCCGGCTGCCGCGCGGGATGGTCGTCCTCCCCGGCATCGACACGATCTCGGCGCGTGAAGAGTGGGACGCGCTGGGCCCGCACGAACCCCGCGACGCCGAGGAGCGCGCGCCGCGCCCGATCGAGAGCCACCCTCAGTTCGCGCTCAAGCGGCTGCTCGACCGGATGGGAGTCGGCCGCGAGGAGGTCCAGACCTGGCGCTGGGGCGGCGGCCGTGACGCGCGATCGGTCCGCGCCCGGGCAATCGCCAATGCCATGGCGCCCGCCGCCTTCACCGACAAATGGCACAAGCTGCCCCCGGCCGAACGCCGCCTGACCGGCGTGCGCGCGATCGAACTGGCTAACCCCGCCGACGAGGCGCAGACGATCGCGCTGGCACTGCGCGAGGCGATCGAGACGCCGGGCCGCACTGCCGCGCTCGTCACGCCCGATCGGGTGCTGGCCCGCCGCGTCGCCGCGCACCTCGCCCGCTGGGGGATCGTCGCCGACGATTCGGCGGGCACCCCGCTGTCGCTGACCCCGGCGGGCACCCTGCTGCTCGCCATCGCCGAGGCGGCGGCGGAGGGCTTCGCGCCGGTCGCGCTGCTCGGGCTGGTCAAGCATCCGCTGGTGCGGCGGGGCGAGGAACGCGGCGCCTGGCTCGATGGCGTCCGCCGGCTCGATATCGCCTTGCGCGGCCCCCGCCCGCCCGCCGGGCTTGACGGCGTCGCCGCCTTCCTGCGCGACGGCGAGGGCGTGGTGAAGGCGAAGCGCGCGCGGGCGATCGGCTGGTGGGAAGCGGTGAGGCCGCTGCTGGGGCCGTTGCAAGCCGCTTTTGCACCCCTCCCCTTCAGGGGAGGGGCTGGGGGTGGGGCCTCTCCACAAACACACCGCCGCGAGGAGGACAGGCCCCATTCCAACCCCTCCCCTGAAGGGGCGGGGCTCTCATCCCTCCTCGCCGCCGTTCGCGAGGCCGCGACATCGCTGGCGGGCGATGCCGCCTGGTCGGGCCCCGATGGCCGCGCCGCCGCCGATCTGATCGCCGAGCTGGAGGCGACCGCGCCGCTCGGCCCCGCCGGTTTCGATCCCGCGAGCCTCGCCCCCACATTGCGCCTGCTGATGGATGCGCAGGCGGTGCGTCCGCCGCAGGGCGGCCATCCCCGCCTGTCGATCTGGGGCCTGCTCGAAGCGCGGCTGCAGCATGCCGATCTGATGGTGCTGGGCGGGCTCAACGAAGGGGTGTGGCCGCCGCTGCCCAGCCCCGATCCCTGGCTCGCCCCGCGCATCCGCGCCGAACTGGGGCTGGTCGGGCTGGAGGCGCGGATCGGCCTGTCCGCGCATGATTTCGCCATGGCATTGGGGGCGCCGCGGGTGATCGTCACCCGCGCCCGGCGCGACGCGCGCTCGCCGACCATCGCCTCGCGCTTCTGGCTGCGGCTGGAGGCGATGACCGGCGGCATCACCCGCGAGCATCGCCTGCCCCATTGGGCGGCGGCGATCGATCGGCCCGCCGGCCCGCCCGAACCCGCCGGCCGGCCGCGCCCCGCGCCGCCGGTCGCCGATCGCCCGTCGATCATCGCCGTCACCAAGCTCGACCGGCTGAAGGCCGATCCCTTCGCCTTCTATGCCGATGCGATGCTGAAACTGTGGTCGCTCGATCCGGTCGACGCCGATCCCACCCCCGCCTGGCGCGGCACCGCCGTCCATGCGGTGTTCGAGCGCTGGATGAAGGAGGACGCCTGCGATCCCGAGCGGCTGATCCCCCGCGCGCGCGTCCTGCTCGACGAGATGGCGGCGCACCCGGTGATGCGCGCCCTGTGGGAGCCCCGGCTGATGGCGGCGCTGGAATGGATCGCCGATGCGATGCGCGCGCTGAAGGCGGAAGGGCGCCACGCGCTGGTCGCCGAAGTGAAGGGTGAGGTCGACGTCGCCGGCATCCGGCTGAAGGGCACGGTGGACCGGATCGACCGGCGCGGCGACGGCCGGATCGCGATCATCGACTACAAGACCGGCATGCCGCCCAGCGCGGCGGCGGTGGCGGAGGGCTATTCGATGCAGCTCGGCCTGCTCGGCCTGATCGCCGAGCGCGGCGGCTTCGACGGGGTCGACGGCGTGCCGGTCGACTTCGAATATTGGTCGCTCGCGCGCAACCGAGAGAATGGCTTCGGCTATGTCTCGCGCCCGGTGGGCGGCAAGGACGGGATCGATCCCGAACGCTTCACCGCGCTCGCCGCCGAGACGCTGGGCCGGGCGGTGCGCAAATGGCTGACCGGCCCGGCTCCCTTCACCGCCAAGCTGGCCCCCGAATATGCGCCTTATGGCGATTATGACCAGTTGATGCGGCTCGATGAATGGTATGGGCGCGACATGGCCCTGCTGCCCGGCGAGGCGGAGGAACCGGCATGA
- a CDS encoding aminoglycoside phosphotransferase family protein, protein MIPPPHAFPFLDRAGWSDAEVLPLAGDASFRRYFRVLRGGETAVLMDAPPEHEDSRPFLAVARHLAAIGFRAPRVLAEDLEQGLILLEDFGDARMKEVIDADPLVETHIYGEAIDLLADLHGHAAGPLPPYDMAVYQREAALFPEWYMPAVGLDPDMATWQAAWHDALAPIAADHSISVLRDYHAENIMLLGNKDLGLLDFQDALAGHPAYDLVSLLQDARRDVAPELEAAMIARYAARRPFDEAAYALLGAQRNTKILGIFTRLWKRDGKRRYLDFQPRVWGYLERDLAHPALGPVKAWFDAHVPAARRAPFDWSAIA, encoded by the coding sequence ATGATTCCCCCGCCCCACGCCTTCCCCTTCCTCGACCGCGCCGGCTGGTCGGATGCGGAGGTGTTGCCGCTGGCAGGCGACGCCAGTTTCCGGCGCTATTTCCGGGTTTTGCGTGGGGGCGAGACGGCGGTTCTGATGGATGCGCCGCCCGAGCATGAGGACAGCCGCCCCTTCCTCGCCGTCGCCCGCCATCTCGCCGCGATCGGCTTCCGCGCGCCGCGCGTCCTGGCCGAGGATCTGGAACAGGGGCTGATCCTGCTCGAGGATTTCGGCGACGCCCGGATGAAGGAGGTGATCGACGCCGATCCGCTGGTCGAGACCCATATCTATGGCGAGGCGATCGATCTGCTCGCCGATCTCCACGGCCATGCGGCCGGGCCGCTGCCCCCCTATGACATGGCCGTCTATCAGCGCGAGGCGGCGCTGTTCCCTGAATGGTACATGCCCGCCGTCGGCCTCGATCCCGACATGGCAACGTGGCAGGCCGCCTGGCATGACGCGCTGGCGCCGATCGCCGCCGATCATTCGATCTCGGTGCTGCGCGACTATCATGCCGAGAATATCATGCTGCTCGGCAACAAGGATCTCGGCCTGCTCGATTTTCAGGACGCGCTGGCCGGCCACCCCGCCTATGATCTCGTCTCGCTGCTCCAGGACGCCCGCCGCGACGTCGCGCCCGAGCTGGAGGCGGCGATGATCGCGCGCTACGCCGCGCGCCGTCCGTTCGACGAGGCCGCCTATGCGCTGCTCGGGGCGCAGCGCAACACCAAGATTCTCGGCATCTTCACCCGCCTGTGGAAGCGCGACGGCAAGCGCCGCTATCTCGATTTCCAGCCGAGGGTGTGGGGCTATCTGGAGCGCGACCTCGCCCATCCCGCGCTGGGGCCGGTCAAGGCGTGGTTCGACGCCCATGTCCCCGCCGCCAGGCGCGCGCCCTTCGACTGGAGCGCGATCGCATGA
- a CDS encoding nucleotidyltransferase family protein, whose protein sequence is MSFAKPLSLRPNPAASPVGTAMVLAAGLGKRMRPLTATRPKPLVEVAGKPLLDHVLDRLRGAGIGRVVVNVHYLADSLEAHLKRKAADLDIRVSDERGLLLETGGGVAKALPLIPDDHFLIANSDNLWVDGPVDAISLLADRWDDAAMDALLLLVPLARANCHSGLGDFHMDANGRITRRRPSKVAPFVYTGVQIVSKRLFTDLPEGPFGFMLLWERAIAAGRAFGLVHQGLWFDVGTPPAIGKTEALLGRN, encoded by the coding sequence ATGAGCTTCGCCAAGCCGCTGTCGCTGCGCCCCAACCCGGCCGCATCCCCGGTCGGCACCGCGATGGTGCTCGCCGCCGGGCTCGGCAAGCGGATGCGCCCGCTCACCGCCACCCGCCCCAAGCCGCTGGTCGAGGTCGCGGGCAAGCCGCTGCTCGATCATGTGCTCGATCGGCTGCGCGGCGCCGGCATCGGCCGGGTGGTGGTCAACGTCCATTATCTCGCCGATTCGCTGGAGGCGCATCTCAAGCGCAAGGCAGCCGACCTCGACATCCGCGTTTCGGATGAACGCGGCCTGCTGCTCGAAACCGGGGGCGGGGTGGCGAAGGCGCTGCCGCTGATCCCCGACGATCATTTCCTGATCGCCAACAGCGACAATCTCTGGGTCGACGGCCCGGTCGACGCGATCAGCCTGCTCGCCGATCGCTGGGACGATGCGGCGATGGACGCGCTGCTGCTGCTCGTCCCGCTCGCCCGTGCCAACTGCCATAGCGGCCTCGGCGATTTCCACATGGACGCGAACGGCCGCATCACCCGCCGCCGCCCATCCAAGGTCGCGCCCTTCGTCTATACCGGGGTCCAGATCGTCTCGAAGCGGCTGTTCACCGACCTGCCGGAGGGGCCGTTCGGCTTCATGCTGCTGTGGGAACGCGCCATCGCCGCCGGCCGCGCCTTCGGCCTCGTCCACCAGGGCCTGTGGTTCGACGTCGGCACACCCCCCGCGATCGGCAAGACTGAGGCGCTGCTGGGGCGGAATTGA
- a CDS encoding glutathione S-transferase family protein — protein MSLIIWGRLNSHNVKKVAWAAVEAGIDHERRDIGGKFGFTDAYLAMNPNRLIPTIEDDGFVLWESNAILRYLAAKYAPALWPDDLRARALADRWMDWQTSYAPAQFNAFWGIVRTAPADRDLAAIAASAATCGEKMAILDAALAEKPWLSGDSFRIGDIPMGVYAHTWFTLDIERPARPHVEAWYERLKARPGYADNVMIPLT, from the coding sequence ATGTCGCTGATTATCTGGGGCCGGCTGAACTCGCACAACGTCAAGAAGGTCGCGTGGGCGGCGGTCGAGGCGGGGATCGACCATGAACGGCGCGACATCGGGGGGAAGTTCGGCTTCACCGACGCCTATCTGGCGATGAACCCCAACCGGCTGATCCCGACGATCGAGGATGACGGCTTCGTGCTGTGGGAATCGAACGCGATCCTGCGTTATCTGGCGGCGAAATACGCTCCCGCGCTATGGCCCGACGATCTGCGGGCACGGGCGCTGGCAGATCGCTGGATGGACTGGCAGACCTCCTATGCGCCCGCCCAGTTCAATGCCTTCTGGGGCATCGTCCGCACCGCGCCGGCCGATCGTGACCTGGCCGCCATCGCCGCATCGGCCGCGACCTGCGGCGAGAAGATGGCGATCCTCGATGCCGCACTGGCGGAAAAGCCTTGGCTGTCGGGCGACAGTTTCCGGATCGGCGACATCCCGATGGGCGTCTATGCCCACACCTGGTTCACGCTCGACATCGAACGGCCCGCCCGGCCGCATGTCGAGGCCTGGTATGAGCGGCTGAAGGCGCGGCCCGGCTATGCCGACAATGTCATGATCCCGCTGACCTGA